GTGATCGCCGCGACGATGTTGGTGTCCTGAGTCGCGATTCCGCGGACCGTCCACTCGCCCATGCCGTGCCAGCCGAAGATCCTCTCGACGAATACCGCTCCGGTGACCAATCCGGCCACCCCGTAGGCGAACAGGGTGGCCATCGGTATCAGCGCGGTCCGCAGCCCATGCTTGAACAGTGCGCGCCGGCGGGTCAGCCCCTTGGCGCGGGCGGTGCGAATGAAGTCCTGGCCGAGGACGTCGAGCATCGCGTTGCGCTGATACCGGCTGTATCCCGCGGCGGCAACGAGCGCCAGCGTGAGCGAGGGCAGGATCAAATGCTGCAACCGGTCGCCCAGGTCGTCCCACGCCCCGCCGACCACGCCCGGTGACGTCTCCCCGGTGTAGTCGAAGAGCTGGGCACCCACGGCCCAGTTGACCCGCAGCGCGCTCAAAATCAACAAGTTCGCAATGACGAATGTCGGGGTGCTGAGCACCAGCAGCGCCAGCATGGTGACGACTCGGTCGCTGAGGCGGTATTGGCGGATGGCTCCCCACGCCCCGGCCACCACCCCGAGCACCGTACCCACCACGGAGCCGACAACCAGCAGCCGCAGGCTGACTCCGATGCGACGCCCGAGTTCGGCCGAGACGGGCTGGCCGGTGATGGTGGTCCCGAAATCGCCGCGTACGGCGTGCGAGACCCAGTTTGCGTAGCGGATCGGTATGGGCCGGTCCAGGCCAAGGTCGTGGGCTTTGGCTTCGATGATGGCTTGCGGCGGGCGCGGGCTGCGTTGCATCAGGCTTTCCAGCGGCGAGAACGCGAGCGAGGTCAGGCAGTAGGTCAAGAACGACGCAAGCGCCAGCAGCACGAGGTAGTTGAGCAACCGGCGCGCCAGAAACCGTGTCATGCCAGACCAACGAGTCGCATGGGCACAGGGTAGCGAGCCGCCGGCTGGGTTGCTGATGGTCGTGGGCGTGGGTGTGATCGAGCCTGGTTTCGGTGCCCCGTTATCTGCTGCTGCCGTGTCTACCTGGCCAACCAAATGGCTGCCCGCCCCGGGGCGCCGACACCGCCATCGACGCCATCCCCGCCATTGCCAATCACGTACGTATGCCCCGTGATCTCGTCTCCGACTATCCGGCGGCATTGGCAGCCGGGCGGAGCGCGGGGGTACGGTTGCTCGCCGCCGAGTTGCTCGATGCCGCTTGGCAGTTCGCCCGGTTGACATCGCCTACCGGTCTGGCCTTGTCACACCGAAGCGATGACGCTGTGTCCGACGATCATTGCAATCGCGTGGATGTTCGTGGCCGAAATGCGGGCTGCCGATTGTCAGTATCCACCGCGGGATCGGCCTGCCTAAGCACAGTTTCGTACCGCGATCTGGGGTTCAGACCCCAGGTTCACCCCAGGGCCACTTCGAGTTGACATCGCCAGCTTTCCGCATCATAGACTGGCGAAAGCGCGGTCGTGTTTCCTGAAATGCCGACTGTTGATCACAACGAACCGGGCTCAGATTGTCCTCGAGAAGGTCGGAACACCTATGCCTCATCGCGCGGCTCATCCACAAGTGCTGACCATTACGTGGAATCCGCCGCGTTGATTCAACCTCTGAATGGAGTCGAAATGACGTTGAAGCTTGCTCGCCATGGCGCTGCGATATTGGGTTGCGCCGCGGCGTTTGCGTTTTCTACCGCGGTTGCCAGCGCTGATCCGCCTGACCCGCACCAGCCGGACATGACAAAGGGCTACTGCCCCGGTGGTCGATGGGGTTTCGGCAATTTGGCCGTGTGCGACGGCGAGAAGTACCCCGACGGGTCGTTTTGGCACCAGTGGATGAAGACCTGGATAGTCGGCCCTCAGTTCTACTACGACTGCGTCAGTGGCGACGAACCTCTCCCGGGCCCGCCACCGCCTGGTGGCTGCGACGGGGCAATTCCGCCCGAGCAGCCCGCCCCGCCCGACCAGCCTGCCCCGCCCGCAACCTGAGACCCGCCGGCGGTGGCCGCGACCTGGGCCAGCGCCATCACCGGCACCCGCCCGGCGCGCGACACGAGGCTGTCATCGTCGAACACCGTGGAATCGGGGATGGGGTTGTGCGACACTGGCACCGGAAGCGCCTTTCTCGTAGCTGGTCGAATTTTCGCTTGAGGACACCGATCATCCCAGCTCAGAGGGGCACTTTCCGCATTACGAGACCCGCCCGGCCGAACTGCATCAGTGGATCGAGGCTAAGGAGACTTGCGTGACGGTGACCGACGACTATCTGGCCAACAACGCCGAGTATGCGAGCACCTTCAAGGGCCCACTGCCGCTGCCGCCGAGTAAGCACGTCGCGGTCTTGGCTTGCATGGATGCCAGGCTCGACGTCTACCGCGCGCTCGGCATCAAAGAGGGCGAGTCGCACGTCATCCGCAACGCCGGCGGGGTCGTCACCGACGACGCCATCCGCTCGCTGGCCATCAGCCAGCGGCTGCTGGGCACCCGGGAGATCATCCTGATTCACCACACCGACTGCGGGATGCTCACTTTCACCGACGACGACTTCAAGCGCGCCATCCAGGACGAGATCGGGATCAAACCGCCGTGGGCGGCCGAGTCATTCCCGGATCCTGTCGAGGACGTCAAGCAGTCTTTGCGCCGCATCGAGAACAGCCCGTTCGTCACCAAGCACGTGTCGCTGCGCGGGTTCGTCTTCGATGTCGCCACCGGCAAGCTCAACGAGGTCACGCTGTAGCTCGGCCGACCTTGTAGGTGGCTAGGGGCGCGGGAAGCGGGGAGAAGAGCCGTCCGCGAGTTCATTGACAGGGTCGACGACCGCTGGTTACATGACAGGTAATGACCTAAATCTGGTCAATTCTACCAACTTAATCGGGAATTTTCGGGGAGCATGACCAGCGGTGTGAACGCAGGCCCGGCGGCGGGCCAGTACGAATTGAGCCATCTGCGCTCGCTGGAGGCCGAGGCGATCCACATCATCCGGGAGGTGGCCGCCGAGTTCGAGCGGCCGGTGTTGTTGTTCTCGGGCGGCAAGGATTCCATCGTCATGCTGCACTTGGCGCTGAAGGCGTTTCGCCCCGGGCGACTGCCGTTCCCGGTGATGCACGTCGACACCGGGCACAACTTCGACGAGGTCATCGCCACCCGCGACGAGCTGGTGGCCGCGGCCGGGGTGCGCTTGCTGGTGGCATCGGTGCAGGAGGACATCGACGCCGGCCGGGTCGTCGAGACTATCCCTTCGCGCAACCCGATACAGACCGTGACGCTGCTGCGTGCCATCCGGGAGAACAAGTTCGACGCCGCGTTCGGGGGAGCGCGGCGCGACGAGGAGAAGGCTCGGGCCAAGGAGCGGGTGTTCAGCTTCCGCGACGAGTTCGGTCAGTGGGACCCGAAGGCGCAGCGGCCGGAGCTGTGGAACCTCTACAACGGGCGGCATCACACGGGCGAGCACATTCGGGTCTTCCCGCTGTCCAACTGGACCGAGTTCGACATCTGGTCGTACATCGGTGCGGAGAACGTCACGCTGCCGACGATCTATTTCGCCCACCGGCGCAAGGTATTTCAGCGCGATGGGATGCTGCTTGCGGTGCATCGGCACATGCAGCCGCGCGCCGACGAGCCGGTGTTCGAGGCCACGGTGCGATTCCGCACCGTTGGGGACGTCACCTGCACCGGGTGCGTTGAGTCGTCGGCTGCCACCATCGCCGAGGTCATCGCCGAGACCGCGGTGTCCCGGCTGACCGAGCGCGGCGCGACCCGCGCCGACGACCGGATCTCGGAGGCTGGGATGGAAGACCGCAAGCGCCAGGGCTACTTCTGATGACTACGCTGCTGAGGCTCGCGACCGCCGGCTCCGTCGACGACGGCAAGTCCACACTGATCGGGCGCCTGCTCTACGACTCCAAGGCCGTGATGGAAGACCAGTGGGCGTCGGTCGAGCAAACGTCGAGGGACCGCGGCCACGAGTACACCGATCTGGCGCTCGTCACCGACGGCCTGCGCGCCGAGCGCGAGCAGGGCATCACCATCGACGTCGCCTACCGCTACTTCGCCACTCCCAAGCGGAAATTCATCATCGCCGACACCCCGGGCCACATCCAGTACACCCGCAACATGGTGACCGGGGCGTCCACCGCGCAGCTGGTGATCGTGCTCGTCGATGCCCGCCACGGCCTGCTCGAACAATCTCGTCGGCACGCCTTCCTGGCGTCCTTGCTGGGCATTCGTCACCTTGTGCTCGCGGTCAACAAGATGGACCTGATCGGATGGGACCAAAAGGAATTCGAATCGATCCGGGACGAATTTCATGCCTTCGCCGCCCGCCTCGACGTGCAAGACGTAACGTCCATTCCGGTCTCCGCGCTGCACGGTGACAATGTCGTCGCCAAATCGGATCGAACACCGTGGTATGAGGGGCCGTCGCTGCTGTCCCATCTCGAAGAGGTCTACCTCGCCGGTGACCGCAACCTGGTCGACGTTCGTTTCCCGATTCAGTACGTCATCCGGCCACACACCCTCGAGCATCAGGACCATCGCAGCTACGCGGGCACGGTGGCCAGCGGGGTGATGCGCCCGGGCGACGAGGTGGTCGTGCTGCCGGTCGGCAAGACCACCACGATCACCGCCATCGACGGCCCGACCGGGCCTGTGGCAGAAGCCTTTCCGCCGATGGCGGTCGCGGTGCGCCTGGCCGACGATATCGACATCTCGCGGGGCGACATGATCGCCCGCACCCACAACCAGCCCAGGGTCACACGCGAATTCGACGCGACCGTGTGCTGGATGGCCGATACCGCGGCGCTAGAGCCGGGTCGCGACTACGTCATCAAGCACACCACCCGGACCACGCGCGCGAGGGTAACCGCGCTCGACTACCGGCTCAACGTCAATACCCTGCACCGCGACAAGACCGCGACGGCGTTGAAGCTCAACGAACTTGGCCGCGTCTCGCTGCGCACCCACGTGCCGCTGTTGCTCGACGAGTACACCCGCAACGCCAGCACCGGCTCGTTCATCCTCATCGACCCCGACACCAACGGCACCGTGGCGGCGGGAATGGTCTTGCGCGACGTCTCGGCCCGCACCGCAAGCCCGAACACCGTGCGGCACAGATCACTGGTCACCGCCGAAGATCGGACTATTCGCGGCAGGACGGTATGGCTCACCGGCCTGTCGGGTGCCGGCAAGTCCTCGGTGGCCATGCTGGCTGAGCGGAAGCTACTCGAAAAGGGCATTCCCGCTTACGTTCTCGACGGCGACAACCTCCGACATGGCCTGAACGCCGACCTGGGATTTTCCATGGCCGACCGTGCGGAGAACCTGCGCCGGCTGGCGCATGTGGCAACGCTGCTCGCCGACTCCGGCCAAATCGTGCTGGTGCCGGCGATCAGCCCGCTGGCCGAGCACCGCGAGCTGGCACGTAAAGTCCACGCCGACGCCGGATTTGAGTTCTTCGAGGTGTTCTGCGACACGTCCCTCGAAGAGTGCGAGCGCCGTGATCCCAAGGGGTTGTACGCCAAAGCGCGAGCGGGTGAGATCACGCATTTTACCGGCATCGACAGCCCGTACCAGCGACCGAAGAATCCAGACCTGCGGCTTACCCCGCACCGAAATCTCGACGAGCAAGCGCAATTGATCATCGACATGCTCGAGTCGCGGGCATGAACGATCACCAGCTGGCCGCGCGGGTGGCCACCCAGGCTGGAGAGCTGCTGCTCGCCGTGCGCGACGAGCTGGCCAATGCCACCGAGGCCGAGCGCAAAGCCGTGGGGGACAAGCGATCGCACGACTTCCTGATGGCGGCGCTGGCGCAGTCGAGGCCGGCCGACGCGGTGCTGTCCGAGGAAGGCGCCGACGACCCGGTGCGATTGCGCACCGATCGCGTCTGGATCGTCGACCCGCTGGATGGCACCCGCGAATTCTCCGAGCTCGGTCGTCACGATTGGGCCGTGCATGTGGCGCTGTGGGAGTCCGGTGAACTCGTCGCGGGTGCGGTCGCGCTGCCGGCGCAGGGCGTTACGCTGGCCACCCCCGACGTCACGCCGCCACCGGCGTATCAGGGCCCGCCCCGGATCGTGGTGTCACGCACCCGCCCGCCGGCGGTCGCGCTGGGGGTGT
This is a stretch of genomic DNA from Mycobacterium lacus. It encodes these proteins:
- a CDS encoding ABC transporter permease, whose amino-acid sequence is MTRFLARRLLNYLVLLALASFLTYCLTSLAFSPLESLMQRSPRPPQAIIEAKAHDLGLDRPIPIRYANWVSHAVRGDFGTTITGQPVSAELGRRIGVSLRLLVVGSVVGTVLGVVAGAWGAIRQYRLSDRVVTMLALLVLSTPTFVIANLLILSALRVNWAVGAQLFDYTGETSPGVVGGAWDDLGDRLQHLILPSLTLALVAAAGYSRYQRNAMLDVLGQDFIRTARAKGLTRRRALFKHGLRTALIPMATLFAYGVAGLVTGAVFVERIFGWHGMGEWTVRGIATQDTNIVAAITVFSGAVVLLAGLLSDVIYAALDPRVRVS
- a CDS encoding beta-class carbonic anhydrase; this encodes MTVTDDYLANNAEYASTFKGPLPLPPSKHVAVLACMDARLDVYRALGIKEGESHVIRNAGGVVTDDAIRSLAISQRLLGTREIILIHHTDCGMLTFTDDDFKRAIQDEIGIKPPWAAESFPDPVEDVKQSLRRIENSPFVTKHVSLRGFVFDVATGKLNEVTL
- the cysD gene encoding sulfate adenylyltransferase subunit CysD, whose product is MTSGVNAGPAAGQYELSHLRSLEAEAIHIIREVAAEFERPVLLFSGGKDSIVMLHLALKAFRPGRLPFPVMHVDTGHNFDEVIATRDELVAAAGVRLLVASVQEDIDAGRVVETIPSRNPIQTVTLLRAIRENKFDAAFGGARRDEEKARAKERVFSFRDEFGQWDPKAQRPELWNLYNGRHHTGEHIRVFPLSNWTEFDIWSYIGAENVTLPTIYFAHRRKVFQRDGMLLAVHRHMQPRADEPVFEATVRFRTVGDVTCTGCVESSAATIAEVIAETAVSRLTERGATRADDRISEAGMEDRKRQGYF
- the cysC gene encoding adenylyl-sulfate kinase, yielding MTTLLRLATAGSVDDGKSTLIGRLLYDSKAVMEDQWASVEQTSRDRGHEYTDLALVTDGLRAEREQGITIDVAYRYFATPKRKFIIADTPGHIQYTRNMVTGASTAQLVIVLVDARHGLLEQSRRHAFLASLLGIRHLVLAVNKMDLIGWDQKEFESIRDEFHAFAARLDVQDVTSIPVSALHGDNVVAKSDRTPWYEGPSLLSHLEEVYLAGDRNLVDVRFPIQYVIRPHTLEHQDHRSYAGTVASGVMRPGDEVVVLPVGKTTTITAIDGPTGPVAEAFPPMAVAVRLADDIDISRGDMIARTHNQPRVTREFDATVCWMADTAALEPGRDYVIKHTTRTTRARVTALDYRLNVNTLHRDKTATALKLNELGRVSLRTHVPLLLDEYTRNASTGSFILIDPDTNGTVAAGMVLRDVSARTASPNTVRHRSLVTAEDRTIRGRTVWLTGLSGAGKSSVAMLAERKLLEKGIPAYVLDGDNLRHGLNADLGFSMADRAENLRRLAHVATLLADSGQIVLVPAISPLAEHRELARKVHADAGFEFFEVFCDTSLEECERRDPKGLYAKARAGEITHFTGIDSPYQRPKNPDLRLTPHRNLDEQAQLIIDMLESRA
- a CDS encoding 3'(2'),5'-bisphosphate nucleotidase CysQ translates to MNDHQLAARVATQAGELLLAVRDELANATEAERKAVGDKRSHDFLMAALAQSRPADAVLSEEGADDPVRLRTDRVWIVDPLDGTREFSELGRHDWAVHVALWESGELVAGAVALPAQGVTLATPDVTPPPAYQGPPRIVVSRTRPPAVALGVCERLGGTLVEMGSAGAKVGAVIQGLADVYVHAGGQYEWDSAAPVAAARAAGLHTSRLDGSALRYNRPDPLLPDLVVCRPEHADALLCAIA